In Seriola aureovittata isolate HTS-2021-v1 ecotype China chromosome 24, ASM2101889v1, whole genome shotgun sequence, the following proteins share a genomic window:
- the si:ch211-132g1.1 gene encoding uncharacterized protein si:ch211-132g1.1, whose amino-acid sequence MLESGSSSFLLNMARMKMKMAAVSKITLLLLCSSIITSTDSKDDCNSYATTGGNFTVLLNHKLTNQEKLRWKQDTTVIFNQGPSKSGISVTTGSKNDIHPNGSLRLTNLKKNQEGTYYPEVYTAEGKAVQNLKKTILCVYDPVPTPHLTAKCQKSKVEYTCTVGSKQDGLIFEWLQNDKPLEKKTTKTLLLDLKQAQKGSVKCKVSNKASNTTSNATEQPCKTGGFVLPDKIWGYSVWIFVGSGGGIVLVLIITTIVCCLWAKRRKSLQLKDEEELRLGWTNTQQPHQHDRHQHNHPPDHPHHHHHHQQQQPAGHTGPRQHRTKQQRPRAPEPTNGQPQPTPRRAAQTPRPVVNDDDEQPPPLPQPRKKAPKTPRM is encoded by the exons ATGCTGGAAAGCGGCTCTTCGTCTTTTCTGCTAAATATGgcgaggatgaagatgaagatggcTGCTGTCTCTAAAATAACTTTGCTTCTGCTCTGCAGCTCCATCATCACCTCCACAG ATTCAAAGGATGATTGCAACAGTTACGCCACAACAGGAGGGAACTTTACGGTGCTCCTTAACCACAAACTGACCAACCAAGAAAAATTGAGATGGAAGCAAGACACTACTGTAATCTTTAATCAAGGACCATCGAAGTCGGGCATCAGTGTTACCACAGGGAGCAAGAATGATATCCATCCAAATGGATCCTTGAGGCTCACGAATCTTAAGAAAAACCAGGAAGGGACCTACTACCCGGAGGTTTACACAGCTGAGGGAAAGGCAGTACAAAATTTAAAGAAGACAATTCTATGTGTATACG ATCCTGTCCCGACACCTCATCTGACGGCTAAATGTCAAAAATCCAAAGTCGAATATACCTGCACTGTTGGTTCG AAGCAAGATGGTCTCATTTTTGAATGGCTTCAGAACGACAAGCCGTTGGAAAAGAAAACCACTAAAACTCTGTTACTAGACCTCAAACAGGCGCAAAAAGGTTCCGTCAAATGCAAAGTCTCCAACAAAGCCAGCAATACGACCAGTAATGCTACTGAACAACCATGCAAGACCGGTG GCTTTGTTCTCCCTGACAaaatatggggatatagtgTCTGGATTTTCGTGGGCAGTGGAGGAG GTATTGTTCTGGTGCTGATTATCACCACCATTGTTTGCTGTCTTTGGGCCAAGCGGAGAAAAAGCTTGCAACTGAAGG ATGAGGAGGAGCTCCGCTTGGGGTGGACCAATACTCAGCAACCACACCAGCATGATCGTCATCAGCATAATCATCCACCCGATCatcctcaccaccaccaccaccatcagcagcagcagccggccGGCCACACTGGTCCTCGCCAACACCGCACCAAACAGCAGCGTCCCAGAGCCCCCGAGCCCACCAACGGTCAACCTCAGCCCACCCCCAGGAGAGCTGCACAG ACCCCCAGACCAGTCGTTAATGATGATGACgagcagcctcctcctcttcctcagccgAGGAAGAAAGCTCCCAAAACACCAAGAATGTGA